A window from Macaca fascicularis isolate 582-1 chromosome 20, T2T-MFA8v1.1 encodes these proteins:
- the CSNK2A2 gene encoding casein kinase II subunit alpha' isoform X2, translated as MPGPAAGSRARVYAEVNSLRSREYWDYEAHVPSWGNQDDYQLVRKLGRGKYSEVFEAINITNNERVVVKILKPVKKKKIKREVKILENLRGGTNIIKLIDTVKDPVSKTPALVFEYINNTDFKQLYQILTDFDIRFYMYELLKLRLIDWGLAEFYHPAQEYNVRVASRYFKGPELLVDYQMYDYSLDMWSLGCMLASMIFRREPFFHGQDNYDQLVRIAKVLGTEELYGYLKKYHIDLDPHFNDILGQHSRKRWENFIHSENRHLVSPEALDLLDKLLRYDHQQRLTAKEAMEHPYFYPVVKEQSQPCADNAVLSSGLTAAR; from the exons ATGCCCGGCCCGGCCGCGGGCAGCAGGGCCCGGGTCTACGCCGAGGTGAACAGCCTGAGGAGCCGCGAGTACTGGGACTACGAGGCTCACGTCCCGAGCTGGGG TAATCAAGATGATTACCAACTGGTTCGAAAACTTGGTCGGGGAAAATATAGTGAAGTATTTGAGGCCATTAACATCACCAACAATGAGAGAGTGGTTGTAAAAATCCTCAAG CcagtgaagaaaaagaagataaaacgAGAGGTTAAGATTCTGGAGAACCTTCGTGGTGGAACAAATATCATTAAGCTGATTGACACTGTAAAGGACCCTGTG TCAAAGACACCAGCTTTGGTATTTGAATATATCAATAATACAGATTTTAAG CAACTCTACCAGATCCTGACAGACTTTGATATCCGGTTTTATATGTATGAACTACTTAAA CTGCGACTGATAGATTGGGGTCTCGCAGAATTCTATCATCCTGCTCAGGAGTACAATGTTCGTGTAGCCTCAAGGTACTTCAAAGGACCGGAGCTCCTCGTGGACTATCAG ATGTATGATTATAGCTTGGACATGTGGAGTTTGGGCTGTATGTTAGCAAGCATGATCTTTCGAAGGGAACCCTTCTTCCATGGACAGGACAACTATGACCAG CTTGTTCGCATTGCCAAGGTTCTGGGTACAGAAGAACTGTATGGGTATCTGAAGAAGTATCACATAGACCTAGATCCACACTTCAACGATATCCTGGGACA acATTCACGGAAACGCTGGGAAAACTTTATCCATAGTGAGAACAGACACCTTGTCAGCCCTGAGGCCCTAGATCTTCTGGACAAACTTCTGCGATATGACCATCAACAGAGACTGACTGCCAAAGAGGCCATGGAGCACCCATACTTCT ACCCTGTGGTGAAGGAGCAGTCCCAGCCTTGTGCAGACAATGCTGTGCTTTCCAGTGGTCTCACGGCAGCACGATGA
- the CSNK2A2 gene encoding casein kinase II subunit alpha' isoform X3 gives MPGPAAGSRARVYAEVNSLRSREYWDYEAHVPSWGNQDDYQLVRKLGRGKYSEVFEAINITNNERVVVKILKQLYQILTDFDIRFYMYELLKALDYCHSKGIMHRDVKPHNVMIDHQQKKLRLIDWGLAEFYHPAQEYNVRVASRYFKGPELLVDYQMYDYSLDMWSLGCMLASMIFRREPFFHGQDNYDQLVRIAKVLGTEELYGYLKKYHIDLDPHFNDILGQHSRKRWENFIHSENRHLVSPEALDLLDKLLRYDHQQRLTAKEAMEHPYFYPVVKEQSQPCADNAVLSSGLTAAR, from the exons ATGCCCGGCCCGGCCGCGGGCAGCAGGGCCCGGGTCTACGCCGAGGTGAACAGCCTGAGGAGCCGCGAGTACTGGGACTACGAGGCTCACGTCCCGAGCTGGGG TAATCAAGATGATTACCAACTGGTTCGAAAACTTGGTCGGGGAAAATATAGTGAAGTATTTGAGGCCATTAACATCACCAACAATGAGAGAGTGGTTGTAAAAATCCTCAAG CAACTCTACCAGATCCTGACAGACTTTGATATCCGGTTTTATATGTATGAACTACTTAAA GCTCTGGATTACTGCCACAGCAAGGGAATCATGCACAGGGATGTGAAACCTCACAATGTCATGATAGATCACCAACAGAAAAAG CTGCGACTGATAGATTGGGGTCTCGCAGAATTCTATCATCCTGCTCAGGAGTACAATGTTCGTGTAGCCTCAAGGTACTTCAAAGGACCGGAGCTCCTCGTGGACTATCAG ATGTATGATTATAGCTTGGACATGTGGAGTTTGGGCTGTATGTTAGCAAGCATGATCTTTCGAAGGGAACCCTTCTTCCATGGACAGGACAACTATGACCAG CTTGTTCGCATTGCCAAGGTTCTGGGTACAGAAGAACTGTATGGGTATCTGAAGAAGTATCACATAGACCTAGATCCACACTTCAACGATATCCTGGGACA acATTCACGGAAACGCTGGGAAAACTTTATCCATAGTGAGAACAGACACCTTGTCAGCCCTGAGGCCCTAGATCTTCTGGACAAACTTCTGCGATATGACCATCAACAGAGACTGACTGCCAAAGAGGCCATGGAGCACCCATACTTCT ACCCTGTGGTGAAGGAGCAGTCCCAGCCTTGTGCAGACAATGCTGTGCTTTCCAGTGGTCTCACGGCAGCACGATGA
- the CSNK2A2 gene encoding casein kinase II subunit alpha' isoform X1 has translation MPGPAAGSRARVYAEVNSLRSREYWDYEAHVPSWGNQDDYQLVRKLGRGKYSEVFEAINITNNERVVVKILKPVKKKKIKREVKILENLRGGTNIIKLIDTVKDPVSKTPALVFEYINNTDFKQLYQILTDFDIRFYMYELLKALDYCHSKGIMHRDVKPHNVMIDHQQKKLRLIDWGLAEFYHPAQEYNVRVASRYFKGPELLVDYQMYDYSLDMWSLGCMLASMIFRREPFFHGQDNYDQLVRIAKVLGTEELYGYLKKYHIDLDPHFNDILGQHSRKRWENFIHSENRHLVSPEALDLLDKLLRYDHQQRLTAKEAMEHPYFYPVVKEQSQPCADNAVLSSGLTAAR, from the exons ATGCCCGGCCCGGCCGCGGGCAGCAGGGCCCGGGTCTACGCCGAGGTGAACAGCCTGAGGAGCCGCGAGTACTGGGACTACGAGGCTCACGTCCCGAGCTGGGG TAATCAAGATGATTACCAACTGGTTCGAAAACTTGGTCGGGGAAAATATAGTGAAGTATTTGAGGCCATTAACATCACCAACAATGAGAGAGTGGTTGTAAAAATCCTCAAG CcagtgaagaaaaagaagataaaacgAGAGGTTAAGATTCTGGAGAACCTTCGTGGTGGAACAAATATCATTAAGCTGATTGACACTGTAAAGGACCCTGTG TCAAAGACACCAGCTTTGGTATTTGAATATATCAATAATACAGATTTTAAG CAACTCTACCAGATCCTGACAGACTTTGATATCCGGTTTTATATGTATGAACTACTTAAA GCTCTGGATTACTGCCACAGCAAGGGAATCATGCACAGGGATGTGAAACCTCACAATGTCATGATAGATCACCAACAGAAAAAG CTGCGACTGATAGATTGGGGTCTCGCAGAATTCTATCATCCTGCTCAGGAGTACAATGTTCGTGTAGCCTCAAGGTACTTCAAAGGACCGGAGCTCCTCGTGGACTATCAG ATGTATGATTATAGCTTGGACATGTGGAGTTTGGGCTGTATGTTAGCAAGCATGATCTTTCGAAGGGAACCCTTCTTCCATGGACAGGACAACTATGACCAG CTTGTTCGCATTGCCAAGGTTCTGGGTACAGAAGAACTGTATGGGTATCTGAAGAAGTATCACATAGACCTAGATCCACACTTCAACGATATCCTGGGACA acATTCACGGAAACGCTGGGAAAACTTTATCCATAGTGAGAACAGACACCTTGTCAGCCCTGAGGCCCTAGATCTTCTGGACAAACTTCTGCGATATGACCATCAACAGAGACTGACTGCCAAAGAGGCCATGGAGCACCCATACTTCT ACCCTGTGGTGAAGGAGCAGTCCCAGCCTTGTGCAGACAATGCTGTGCTTTCCAGTGGTCTCACGGCAGCACGATGA
- the CSNK2A2 gene encoding casein kinase II subunit alpha' isoform X4 encodes MPGPAAGSRARVYAEVNSLRSREYWDYEAHVPSWGNQDDYQLVRKLGRGKYSEVFEAINITNNERVVVKILKQLYQILTDFDIRFYMYELLKLRLIDWGLAEFYHPAQEYNVRVASRYFKGPELLVDYQMYDYSLDMWSLGCMLASMIFRREPFFHGQDNYDQLVRIAKVLGTEELYGYLKKYHIDLDPHFNDILGQHSRKRWENFIHSENRHLVSPEALDLLDKLLRYDHQQRLTAKEAMEHPYFYPVVKEQSQPCADNAVLSSGLTAAR; translated from the exons ATGCCCGGCCCGGCCGCGGGCAGCAGGGCCCGGGTCTACGCCGAGGTGAACAGCCTGAGGAGCCGCGAGTACTGGGACTACGAGGCTCACGTCCCGAGCTGGGG TAATCAAGATGATTACCAACTGGTTCGAAAACTTGGTCGGGGAAAATATAGTGAAGTATTTGAGGCCATTAACATCACCAACAATGAGAGAGTGGTTGTAAAAATCCTCAAG CAACTCTACCAGATCCTGACAGACTTTGATATCCGGTTTTATATGTATGAACTACTTAAA CTGCGACTGATAGATTGGGGTCTCGCAGAATTCTATCATCCTGCTCAGGAGTACAATGTTCGTGTAGCCTCAAGGTACTTCAAAGGACCGGAGCTCCTCGTGGACTATCAG ATGTATGATTATAGCTTGGACATGTGGAGTTTGGGCTGTATGTTAGCAAGCATGATCTTTCGAAGGGAACCCTTCTTCCATGGACAGGACAACTATGACCAG CTTGTTCGCATTGCCAAGGTTCTGGGTACAGAAGAACTGTATGGGTATCTGAAGAAGTATCACATAGACCTAGATCCACACTTCAACGATATCCTGGGACA acATTCACGGAAACGCTGGGAAAACTTTATCCATAGTGAGAACAGACACCTTGTCAGCCCTGAGGCCCTAGATCTTCTGGACAAACTTCTGCGATATGACCATCAACAGAGACTGACTGCCAAAGAGGCCATGGAGCACCCATACTTCT ACCCTGTGGTGAAGGAGCAGTCCCAGCCTTGTGCAGACAATGCTGTGCTTTCCAGTGGTCTCACGGCAGCACGATGA